A genomic segment from Clostridium pasteurianum BC1 encodes:
- a CDS encoding DJ-1/PfpI family protein: MNKIFIFIYDGMADFEMTLIAHILGTDLGKEIVTIAYENHIIRSLSGLEYKPKGLVKDVVKDDVDGLIIPGGWNGELRPELIELIKNVNSEGKLLGAICGGPYFLAKANILQNRKYTTSMIEWTEMHKQQYEEIDPFPRESFVNERVVVDKNLITSQGVAFIDFTCEVCDWLKLFKSEDEKNQFLKTLKG, encoded by the coding sequence ATGAATAAGATATTTATATTTATTTATGATGGAATGGCTGACTTTGAAATGACTCTTATTGCTCACATTTTAGGGACAGACTTAGGTAAGGAAATAGTTACTATTGCATATGAAAATCATATTATAAGAAGTTTATCTGGATTGGAATATAAACCTAAAGGTTTAGTTAAAGATGTTGTTAAAGATGATGTCGATGGATTAATAATTCCTGGTGGTTGGAATGGTGAACTTAGACCAGAATTAATTGAGTTAATTAAAAATGTTAATTCAGAAGGAAAGCTTTTAGGTGCAATTTGTGGTGGACCATATTTTTTAGCAAAAGCTAATATTCTACAGAATAGAAAATACACTACTTCAATGATTGAATGGACAGAAATGCATAAACAACAATATGAAGAAATTGACCCTTTCCCAAGAGAAAGCTTTGTTAATGAAAGAGTTGTAGTAGATAAAAATTTAATAACTTCTCAGGGAGTAGCTTTTATTGATTTTACGTGTGAAGTATGTGATTGGCTTAAATTATTTAAAAGCGAAGATGAAAAAAATCAATTTTTAAAAACTCTAAAAGGTTAA
- a CDS encoding EFR1 family ferrodoxin (N-terminal region resembles flavodoxins. C-terminal ferrodoxin region binds two 4Fe-4S clusters.), protein MIIEKDTILYFSGTGNSLQVAKDIGNELGEIHLCRISSLIDEKEIQVNSAILGIVFPVYYARLPVIVEKIIKKLKVNERTYIFAAATYGGAAAGVLIKLEHILQNCGGILNAGFLIHMPANNIFTYNPSSAKKDDKVFQREKIKIKKISDIIRQGKDYKCEVSKLIIDRIIDRIFIKITDRIMDSLHVKDKKFWVKDNCSGCKICERICPVNNIEFNVNKPLWRHNCEQCTACIQYCPSEAIQWGKKTENRRRYRNPNVDINELI, encoded by the coding sequence ATGATAATAGAAAAGGATACTATACTGTATTTCTCAGGAACAGGCAATAGCCTTCAAGTAGCAAAAGATATAGGGAATGAGCTTGGGGAAATTCATTTATGTAGAATATCTTCACTCATAGATGAAAAAGAAATACAAGTTAATTCAGCAATACTTGGAATAGTATTTCCGGTGTACTATGCACGACTTCCGGTGATTGTAGAGAAAATTATAAAAAAACTAAAAGTTAATGAGAGAACCTATATTTTTGCAGCAGCAACTTATGGTGGAGCAGCAGCGGGTGTGTTAATTAAGTTAGAGCATATATTACAAAATTGTGGGGGAATACTTAATGCTGGCTTTTTAATTCATATGCCAGCAAACAATATTTTTACCTATAATCCTAGTTCAGCAAAAAAAGATGATAAGGTTTTTCAAAGAGAAAAGATAAAGATTAAAAAAATATCAGATATTATAAGACAAGGAAAAGATTATAAATGTGAAGTAAGCAAATTAATTATTGATAGAATAATAGACAGGATTTTTATTAAAATTACGGATAGAATAATGGATAGTCTCCATGTAAAAGATAAAAAGTTTTGGGTTAAAGATAATTGCAGTGGGTGCAAAATATGTGAAAGAATTTGTCCGGTTAATAATATAGAATTTAATGTAAACAAGCCTCTTTGGAGGCATAATTGTGAACAGTGTACAGCCTGCATTCAATATTGTCCTAGTGAAGCTATTCAATGGGGTAAGAAAACTGAAAATAGGAGAAGATATAGAAATCCTAATGTAGATATTAATGAGTTAATATAA
- a CDS encoding HAD family hydrolase, which translates to MNTLYVSDLDGTLLNRNSQLSEESKEIINTLVKKGVKFTYATARSFSYLTF; encoded by the coding sequence ATGAATACATTATATGTTTCAGATTTAGATGGTACGCTGCTGAATAGAAATTCTCAATTATCAGAAGAAAGTAAAGAAATAATCAATACTTTAGTGAAAAAGGGAGTTAAATTTACCTACGCAACTGCTCGATCCTTTTCATATTTAACCTTTTAA